In a genomic window of Magnolia sinica isolate HGM2019 chromosome 14, MsV1, whole genome shotgun sequence:
- the LOC131225935 gene encoding uncharacterized protein LOC131225935 gives MLSLTKKGSNSHQNAKTHPQEARFCPHLLQISWVLRGIFMPLRMANLNLSQFKKAQRLIRSADGCDFASLSFYLSMAIRSTSKSLSFNLLTNDSSGDAATFIHSMISDLAHDDAASQDPPLLSIHKRRRRRNKGSKKTSSSLPSPVDRNGPHVDGFESHCNGQSICDPLISRTRTAVKIVVSILQVMVFNAEKFCDLTEAFGMYEEGSGCITPKSIIDAVFWLHVVFTRVEYCGCLLRTKHHTCHITPFNTIQYTHKRESKHALSLRYLNELSLVVCCVLTSLPPPPLMI, from the exons ATGTTGTCTCTCACCAAAAAAGGCTCTAACAGTCACCAAAATGCTAAAACACACCCCCAAGAAGCCAGATTTTGTCCTCACCTTCTTCAAATCTCATGGGTTCTCAGAGGCATTTTTATGCCATTGAGAATGGCAAATCTCAATCTATCACAGTTCAAGAAAGCACAAAG ATTGATAAGATCAGCCGACGGATGTGATTTtgcatctctctctttctatctatcCATGGCCATTAGATCCACTAGCAAAAGCCTCTCCTTCAATCTTCTCACCAATGACAGTTCTGGCGATGCTGCAACCTTCATCCACAGTATGATCTCTGATTTGGCCCATGACGATGCCGCATCACAGGATCCTCCACTTCTATCCATTCACAAACGCCGACGCCGGCGGAACAAAGGATCGAAGAAGACGTCCAGCTCGCTTCCATCTCCTGTAGATCGTAATGGCCCTCACGTGGATGGATTTGAATCTCATTGCAATGGACAGAGCATCTGCGATCCCCTGATTTCAAGAACTAGAACAGCCGTCAAGATAGTGGTTAGTATATtacaggttatggttttcaatgcggAGAAGTTCTGTGATCTTACAGAGGCATTTGGGATGTATGAAGAAGGGTCCGGATGTATTACGCCGAAGAGTATAATCGATGCAGTTTTTTGGCTTCACGTTGTATTCACGCGCGTGGAATACTGTGGTTGCCTACTCCGAACCAAACACCATACATGTCACATCACACCCTTTAATACCATACAATACACCCACAAACgcgaatccaaacatgccctta GTTTGAGGTATTTGAATGAATTGTCACTTGTTGTGTGCTGTGTTCTCACCTCTTTGCCACCACCTCCTTTGATGATTTAG
- the LOC131225696 gene encoding cytochrome P450 709B2-like, whose translation MGYLGTVWVALGVLLISKIWNLFNVLVWRPYAIRKWFAKQGISGPPYSFISGSLHEMKTLRMQASNTVLDTHSHDIIPRILPHHHKWASQYGEVFLYWQGTEPRLFMVEPEIAKDLFSNKTGFYVKQKMSPSIMALFGKGLVLSDGSDWQRHRKVVSPAFNLDKLKGMAKRMAVCTQSMVDGWKDQVLQANGQSKEIQINREFQALAADIIASTAFSASYSVGKEIFEAEKELFQRAAMIDFVIPGSQYLPTRWNLDTWKLEKKLRNRLKSIIEERLNSKDRNGSDSGYGDDLLGIMLGISESSKKHEDLKLSMDEIMDECKTFFFAGHETTANLLTWTMYLLSLYKEWQEKLREEVMKECGMEIPDADNLNKLKLVNLFLLEVLRLYCPVIELYRTTTKDTKLGDLMIPKNTTVAIPMVMIHRNKKYWGKDADEFNPMRFADGVARAATHPNAFLAFSTGPRACIGQNFTMLEAKTAVAMILQRFSLSLSPEYKHAPMNELTLQPQFGLPIILSMAR comes from the exons ATGGGCTACCTTGGCACCGTTTGGGTGGCTTTAGGAGTGCTCCTGATCTCAAAGATATGGAATCTCTTCAACGTTCTGGTGTGGAGACCTTATGCAATTAGGAAATGGTTTGCCAAACAAGGCATAAGTGGGCCTCCCTATTCATTCATATCAGGTTCCCTCCATGAAATGAAGACCCTCAGGATGCAGGCTTCCAACACTGTCTTGGATACGCACTCACATGACATCATCCCTCGGATCCTTCCCcaccatcacaagtgggcctctCAATATG GAGAAGTGTTTTTGTACTGGCAAGGGACCGAGCCAAGGTTATTCATGGTCGAACCTGAGATAGCCAAAGATCTCTTCTCAAACAAGACTGGTTTCTACGTCAAACAGAAGATGAGCCCTTCTATCATGGCCTTGTTCGGCAAGGGATTGGTTCTGAGCGATGGCTCAGATTGGCAAAGGCATAGGAAGGTGGTTAGCCCTGCCTTCAACCTTGACAAACTCAAG GGGATGGCAAAGAGAATGGCAGTATGCACTCAATCCATGGTTGATGGGTGGAAAGATCAGGTGCTTCAAGCCAATGGGCAGTCTAAAGAAATACAGATAAATCGAGAATTTCAAGCGCTAGCTGCAGATATCATTGCAAGTACTGCTTTCAGTGCTAGTTATTCTGTTGGGAAGGAAATCTTTGAAGCTGAGAAGGAGCTTTTCCAGAGAGCTGCTATGATTGATTTTGTCATCCCCGGTAGCCA ATATCTTCCTACAAGGTGGAATTTAGATACATGGAAACtcgaaaaaaaattgagaaacaGGCTCAAGAGCATCATTGAAGAGAGGCTGAATTCCAAGGATAGGAATGGCTCTGATTCTGGCTACGGCGACGATCTGCTTGGGATTATGTTGGGAATATCCGAATCGAGCAAGAAGCACGAGGACCTGAAGCTGAGCATGGATGAGATCATGGATGAATGCAAGACATTCTTCTTCGCAGGTCATGAGACAACTGCCAATTTACTAACATGGACTATGTACTTATTGAGCTTATACAAGGAATGGCAAGAGAAGCTTAGAGAAGAAGTGATGAAGGAATGTGGTATGGAAATTCCAGACGCTGACAACCTAAACAAGCTAAAACTG GTGAACTTGTTTCTCTTGGAAGTACTAAGGCTATATTGCCCAGTGATCGAATTGTACAGGACAACTACCAAAGATACCAAGTTGGGTGATTTGATGATACCAAAGAACACAACGGTGGCAATTCCAATGGTCATGATTCACCGGAACAAGAAGTATTGGGGCAAGGATGCTGATGAGTTCAATCCAATGAGATTCGCAGATGGGGTCGCGAGAGCGGCGACCCATCCGAATGCTTTCTTGGCATTCTCAACGGGTCCAAGAGCATGTATTGGGCAGAATTTCACAATGCTAGAAGCTAAGACAGCCGTTGCCATGATCCTTCAGAggttctccctctccctctctcccgaGTATAAGCACGCGCCCATGAATGAGCTCACTCTACAGCCACAGTTTGGCCTTCCCATTATTCTCAGCATGGCTCGTTAA